A genomic stretch from Petrimonas mucosa includes:
- a CDS encoding glycine--tRNA ligase — protein MAQEDVFKKIVSHCKEYGFVFPSSEIYDGLGAVYDYGQLGVELKNNIKKYWWDSMTLLHENVVGIDSAIFMHPTIWKASGHVDAFNDPLIDNKDSKKRYRADVLIEEYLARIDEKIDKEVEKAARRFGESFDETMFRQTNPRVLENQKRRDEVHARFAKALNDGNLEELRQIIVDCEIACPISGTRNWTEVRQFNLMFATEMGSTADGAMKVYLRPETAQGIFVNFLNVQKTGRMKIPFGIAQIGKAFRNEIVARQFIFRMREFEQMEMQFFVAPGTELQWFEYWKQERLKWHKALGFGDENYQYHDHDKLAHYANAATDIEFRMPFGFKEVEGIHSRTDFDLSQHEKYSGKKMQYFDPELNTSYVPYVVETSIGVDRMFLSVISSAYCEEQLEGGETRVVLKIPAALAPVKLAVLPLVKKDGLPEKATEIMNALKFSFACQYDEKDSIGRRYRRQDAIGTPYCVTIDHQTLADNTVTVRDRDTMEQKRVTIDEIEKEISLKTDIKQLLKKLA, from the coding sequence ATGGCACAAGAAGACGTTTTTAAGAAGATTGTATCGCACTGCAAAGAGTACGGTTTTGTTTTTCCCTCAAGTGAAATCTATGACGGCCTGGGGGCTGTATACGATTACGGACAACTGGGCGTTGAACTGAAAAACAACATCAAAAAATATTGGTGGGACAGCATGACCCTGCTGCATGAGAACGTGGTTGGGATCGATTCCGCCATCTTTATGCACCCTACCATCTGGAAAGCTTCGGGACACGTGGATGCTTTCAACGATCCGCTGATTGACAACAAGGATAGCAAGAAACGATACCGGGCCGATGTATTGATTGAAGAGTACCTGGCCCGAATCGACGAGAAGATCGACAAGGAGGTTGAAAAGGCAGCCCGCAGATTTGGCGAGAGCTTCGACGAAACAATGTTTCGCCAGACCAATCCCCGGGTATTGGAGAACCAGAAGAGACGGGACGAGGTTCATGCCCGGTTTGCCAAGGCATTGAACGATGGCAATCTCGAGGAGCTGCGTCAAATCATCGTCGATTGCGAGATCGCCTGCCCGATAAGCGGTACCAGGAACTGGACGGAGGTACGTCAGTTCAACCTGATGTTCGCCACCGAGATGGGATCAACCGCCGACGGCGCCATGAAGGTATACCTTCGCCCCGAAACGGCACAGGGTATTTTCGTCAACTTCCTCAACGTGCAGAAAACCGGAAGGATGAAGATTCCCTTCGGCATCGCACAGATCGGCAAAGCCTTCCGCAACGAGATTGTGGCCCGGCAGTTTATCTTCCGCATGCGTGAGTTCGAACAGATGGAGATGCAGTTTTTTGTCGCTCCGGGCACCGAACTCCAATGGTTTGAATACTGGAAGCAAGAGCGGCTGAAATGGCACAAGGCTCTCGGTTTCGGGGATGAGAATTATCAGTACCACGATCACGACAAGCTGGCGCACTACGCCAATGCCGCTACCGATATCGAGTTTCGCATGCCCTTCGGGTTCAAGGAGGTGGAAGGTATCCACTCCCGCACCGATTTCGACCTGAGTCAACACGAAAAATACTCGGGCAAGAAGATGCAGTACTTTGATCCGGAGCTCAACACCTCCTACGTCCCCTACGTAGTGGAGACCTCCATCGGCGTGGACAGGATGTTCCTTTCAGTAATCAGCAGCGCCTATTGCGAAGAGCAGCTGGAGGGAGGAGAAACCCGCGTGGTACTGAAGATTCCGGCAGCCCTTGCGCCCGTGAAACTGGCCGTATTGCCCCTGGTGAAAAAAGATGGATTGCCGGAAAAAGCAACCGAGATCATGAATGCGTTGAAGTTCAGTTTCGCCTGCCAGTACGACGAGAAGGACAGCATCGGAAGGCGTTACCGCCGTCAGGATGCCATTGGCACTCCCTACTGTGTCACCATCGACCACCAGACGCTGGCCGACAATACCGTTACGGTGCGCGACCGGGATACGATGGAGCAGAAACGGGTCACCATCGACGAAATTGAAAAAGAGATCTCACTCAAGACCGATATAAAACAGTTACTGAAAAAACTAGCCTGA
- a CDS encoding DUF2149 domain-containing protein — MVAHFKLILFILIDVAMVFAVALMVALVMHMGMSEFFSGEDFTIIKNPGKDNMEIITREGNEINSYTPSEDQSSSGQKGKRVGIEYELENGEIIYVPE, encoded by the coding sequence ATGGTTGCTCATTTCAAACTTATCTTATTCATTCTCATTGACGTGGCGATGGTATTTGCCGTCGCCCTGATGGTGGCGTTGGTAATGCACATGGGCATGTCGGAATTCTTCAGCGGGGAAGACTTCACGATCATAAAAAATCCCGGGAAGGACAACATGGAAATCATCACCCGGGAAGGGAATGAAATCAACAGCTACACTCCCTCCGAAGACCAGTCGTCATCGGGGCAAAAAGGGAAGCGGGTAGGGATCGAATACGAGTTGGAGAACGGCGAGATTATTTACGTGCCGGAATAA
- a CDS encoding polysaccharide biosynthesis C-terminal domain-containing protein produces the protein MKTLARETVIYGGTTIIQRSLSWFLALFWTYYLPSQADMGIVNNFYAWIALFLVILIYGLETGFFRFANKQEESPDKVFSTAITSLSATTLLFVALTLLFLYPVSRGLNMGEKPHYIVMMVFIIALDVFGAIPFAYLRYKNRPVRFAAIKLSNIVITILLNLFFFLVMPLLDARYPGAFGWYRIENSVEYILIANLVASFVQTLLVFSQVRIRYQWGGLPLLKRMLQYSLPLLILGVAGILNQNAAIILFPEIYPDATPGKLEAYRELGIYSASMKIAIILIVMTQAFRYAFEPFIFAKSNDGGDNKRAYADVTRYFIIFGLFVVLAVMGYMDIIKYLIKSTYHAGLTVVPIVMMGELFFGVYFNLSLWYKLTDKTQWGAYMSLMGLVITLAINILFIPSYSYMACAWASFFANLVMMIVSYLLGQKHYPIKYDLKYAALFFSVSMLFLAVILLGFIYVENIWIRLTVNTILIVAYVVLALKKGFPAGILGRAPVIGKFINIK, from the coding sequence ATGAAAACCCTTGCCAGGGAGACTGTAATCTATGGCGGCACTACCATAATCCAGCGGTCGTTGAGTTGGTTTTTGGCGCTTTTTTGGACCTATTACCTGCCTTCACAGGCGGATATGGGGATTGTGAACAACTTCTACGCCTGGATTGCGTTGTTTCTGGTCATCTTGATCTACGGTCTGGAGACCGGTTTTTTCCGGTTTGCCAACAAGCAGGAGGAGAGTCCCGACAAGGTCTTTTCCACTGCCATTACCAGTCTGAGCGCTACGACGCTTCTGTTTGTCGCCCTGACGCTACTCTTCCTGTACCCGGTTTCCCGTGGATTGAACATGGGGGAGAAGCCGCACTATATTGTGATGATGGTTTTCATTATCGCGCTCGATGTCTTTGGAGCCATCCCTTTTGCCTACCTGCGGTATAAAAATCGTCCGGTCAGGTTTGCGGCCATCAAGCTCTCCAATATTGTCATCACGATCTTGTTGAACCTCTTTTTCTTCCTCGTGATGCCATTGCTTGACGCCAGGTACCCCGGTGCGTTCGGCTGGTACCGGATTGAGAATAGTGTGGAGTATATCCTGATTGCAAATTTGGTCGCCTCTTTCGTCCAGACGTTGCTGGTCTTTTCGCAGGTCAGGATCAGGTACCAGTGGGGAGGGTTACCCCTGTTGAAGCGGATGTTACAATACTCCTTGCCGCTGCTGATCCTGGGTGTTGCCGGGATATTGAACCAGAATGCCGCCATTATTCTTTTCCCTGAAATCTATCCCGACGCCACTCCCGGGAAACTGGAGGCTTATCGGGAACTCGGAATCTACAGTGCTTCAATGAAGATTGCGATCATCCTGATCGTGATGACACAGGCGTTCCGATATGCTTTCGAACCGTTTATCTTTGCAAAAAGCAACGATGGCGGAGACAACAAGAGGGCTTATGCCGATGTCACCCGCTATTTCATAATTTTCGGCCTCTTTGTGGTACTGGCTGTCATGGGGTATATGGATATCATCAAGTACCTGATAAAGTCGACCTATCACGCAGGGCTGACCGTGGTGCCGATCGTCATGATGGGTGAACTCTTTTTTGGTGTCTATTTCAACCTCTCGTTGTGGTATAAACTGACCGACAAGACGCAATGGGGAGCCTACATGTCGCTCATGGGGCTGGTAATCACCTTGGCAATCAATATCCTGTTTATCCCCTCATACAGCTATATGGCTTGCGCCTGGGCATCATTCTTTGCCAATCTGGTAATGATGATCGTCTCCTACCTGCTGGGTCAGAAACACTATCCGATTAAGTACGACCTGAAATATGCTGCCCTCTTCTTCTCGGTTTCAATGCTCTTCCTGGCGGTGATACTGCTGGGGTTCATATATGTGGAAAATATTTGGATACGTTTGACTGTCAATACGATATTGATTGTTGCATACGTGGTTCTTGCGCTTAAGAAGGGATTCCCGGCAGGAATATTGGGCCGGGCACCGGTCATTGGAAAATTTATTAATATTAAATAG
- a CDS encoding S46 family peptidase: MRKLFLFFLLSLIAVSWVKADEGMWLLKELNRESVARMKELGFTFPVNKLYDEKNASLKDAVVIFGGGCSGVAVSDKGLIFTNHHCGYGAIQKLSSVEADYLKNGFKADNQQQELYADGLTVSFLRSMEEVTDQILPKVPMVLSEVQREQAIDSISDELLRQYDNDPFTSARIIPFYSGNKYYKVVYDVFRDIRLVVTPPSSVGKYGGDTDNWMWPRHTGDFSVFRVYADRNNKPAKYSVDNVPYRPKYVVPVSLGGVKEGDYAMTIGYPGSTQRYLSSFGIAQQMESENKPRIEVRGAKQDIWWDAMTKNDTIRLKYANKYAGSSNYWKNSMGMNEALVKLDVLAQKRQLEKRLSDWINSNEKNRAKYGHLLKTLEETYTGSTDLARYTTYFLETFNNGIELIRFANTILQFDMDGTEEDKSEFINDRIIESYKNYEPKLDRKVLPVLMRLYEQRVPAEYLPDIYNKIKTEFDGDYDKYADWLFANSQFTNLPDLMKLLKNVDTETLVQDPAMELALSTKDMGYEITERMMSAYENMMRGERELMAALMEMDSKKNFYPDATFTQRMSYGSVKGYKPRDGVWYDYYTTEKGVLEKYRENDPEFHLEPKIIEALKKRDFGRYGAKDGTMRVNFLSDNDITGGNSGSPVFNGKAELIGLAFDGNWEALSGDIVFEPEMQRTISVDIRYVLYTIDKIMEAPHIVRELNIVK; encoded by the coding sequence ATGAGAAAATTATTCTTGTTTTTCCTCCTTTCTCTTATTGCGGTCTCTTGGGTGAAAGCCGATGAAGGCATGTGGCTCTTGAAAGAGCTGAACAGAGAAAGTGTGGCGCGAATGAAAGAGCTGGGATTCACCTTCCCGGTCAATAAACTCTATGACGAGAAAAATGCTTCGCTGAAGGATGCCGTGGTGATATTCGGTGGCGGATGTTCGGGCGTGGCGGTATCGGACAAGGGGCTGATATTCACCAACCATCACTGCGGATATGGGGCCATCCAGAAACTGAGCTCGGTTGAGGCAGACTACCTGAAGAACGGGTTCAAGGCCGACAATCAGCAACAGGAGTTGTATGCCGATGGGCTGACCGTCTCTTTCCTGCGCAGCATGGAGGAGGTGACTGACCAGATCCTGCCGAAGGTCCCGATGGTGCTGAGCGAGGTGCAACGTGAACAGGCGATCGACTCAATTTCGGACGAACTGCTCCGGCAATATGACAACGATCCCTTTACATCTGCACGGATCATTCCCTTTTATTCGGGAAACAAATATTACAAGGTGGTCTACGATGTCTTCCGCGATATCCGGTTGGTGGTTACCCCGCCATCGTCGGTGGGAAAGTATGGCGGCGATACCGACAACTGGATGTGGCCCCGCCACACGGGCGACTTCTCGGTGTTCCGCGTCTATGCCGACAGGAACAACAAGCCTGCCAAGTATAGTGTCGATAACGTACCGTACAGGCCAAAGTATGTGGTGCCGGTCTCCTTGGGAGGCGTGAAGGAGGGCGATTATGCCATGACCATCGGTTACCCGGGAAGTACACAACGTTATCTCTCCTCGTTCGGGATAGCACAACAGATGGAATCGGAGAACAAGCCCCGCATCGAGGTACGCGGAGCCAAACAGGATATCTGGTGGGATGCCATGACAAAGAATGACACCATCCGGTTGAAATATGCCAACAAGTATGCAGGAAGCTCCAACTACTGGAAAAACTCGATGGGAATGAACGAAGCGCTCGTGAAACTCGACGTGCTGGCGCAGAAGCGGCAATTGGAGAAACGGTTGTCGGACTGGATCAACAGCAACGAGAAAAACCGGGCGAAATATGGTCATCTGCTGAAAACTCTGGAAGAGACCTACACCGGCTCCACCGATCTGGCCCGTTATACTACCTACTTCCTGGAGACCTTCAATAATGGGATTGAGCTGATCCGTTTTGCAAATACCATCCTCCAGTTCGACATGGACGGGACGGAAGAGGACAAGAGCGAGTTTATCAACGACAGGATCATCGAGTCGTACAAGAATTATGAACCCAAACTCGACCGGAAAGTGTTGCCTGTATTGATGCGACTTTACGAGCAGAGGGTCCCGGCGGAGTATCTGCCCGATATCTACAATAAGATCAAGACGGAATTTGACGGGGATTACGACAAGTATGCCGACTGGTTATTTGCAAATTCGCAGTTTACCAATCTTCCCGACTTGATGAAGCTGCTGAAGAATGTAGATACGGAGACGTTGGTACAAGATCCGGCAATGGAGCTGGCCTTGTCCACAAAGGATATGGGTTACGAGATCACGGAACGGATGATGTCGGCCTACGAGAACATGATGCGGGGTGAACGGGAACTGATGGCTGCCCTGATGGAGATGGATTCGAAAAAGAACTTCTACCCCGATGCAACATTCACGCAACGGATGAGCTACGGTTCGGTGAAAGGCTACAAGCCACGCGACGGGGTATGGTACGACTACTATACTACCGAAAAGGGTGTGCTGGAGAAATATCGTGAGAACGACCCCGAGTTTCACCTGGAGCCAAAGATTATCGAGGCCCTCAAAAAGAGGGATTTTGGAAGATATGGAGCCAAGGATGGAACGATGCGGGTGAACTTCCTCTCCGATAACGACATTACCGGTGGTAATTCGGGAAGTCCCGTATTTAACGGTAAGGCCGAACTGATCGGTCTGGCATTCGACGGAAACTGGGAAGCGTTGAGCGGCGACATTGTCTTCGAACCGGAGATGCAGCGTACCATCAGCGTGGATATCCGTTACGTGCTTTACACGATCGACAAGATCATGGAGGCGCCGCATATCGTGCGTGAATTGAATATTGTAAAGTAA
- a CDS encoding glycoside hydrolase family 43 protein, whose translation MTVCAINNMQAQNGYKNPVIRGFNPDPSICRVNDDFYLVTSSFEYFPGLPIYHSKDLVNWQQIGHCLTRDSQLPLHKAPASAGLYAPSLRYHEGLFYVICTNVSGGGNFYCTATDPAGPWSEPTWVDINSIDPDIFWDDDGRTYFVTQGDEGIRVAEIDIKTGKIVAPERLVWGGIGGRFPEAPHIYKKDGYYYLMLGEGGTEYMHSVTIGRSKNLYGPYESCPLNPILTHANRRGQANRIQGVGHGDMVQAGDGSWWMVFLGFRVTHQFAYYHVLGRETFLAPVDWPAGGWPQVNGNGTVSLRMDVPTLPLQPFEAAPVRTEFNEETLGFEWQYLRNPVRENYSLTEKKGYLRITASPITLNEADAVSMVCRRQTEHDFMAATFLEFNPLKDNEEAGMTLLQNNTHHYDLLFKKSGEQRVVQLRVRVGSLSYTVAEKAVDGDKVLLKIEGTANEYAFYFSDTGKEEYRLLGKQDTRYLSTEVAGGFTGVMIGLYASSNGQPSNAKAYFNWFDYLPKES comes from the coding sequence ATGACCGTATGTGCTATCAACAATATGCAGGCTCAAAACGGGTATAAAAACCCTGTAATAAGGGGATTTAATCCTGATCCAAGTATTTGTAGGGTGAATGACGACTTTTATCTCGTGACCTCTTCTTTCGAATATTTCCCGGGATTGCCTATTTATCACAGTAAAGATCTGGTCAACTGGCAGCAAATAGGACATTGCCTTACTAGGGACTCCCAACTGCCATTGCATAAAGCACCTGCTTCAGCAGGCTTGTACGCGCCATCGCTACGTTATCATGAAGGGTTATTCTATGTGATCTGCACCAATGTGTCGGGGGGCGGAAATTTCTATTGTACCGCCACAGATCCTGCAGGTCCGTGGAGCGAACCTACCTGGGTAGATATAAACAGCATTGACCCAGATATCTTTTGGGACGACGATGGCAGAACCTATTTTGTGACGCAGGGAGATGAAGGAATCCGGGTTGCCGAAATCGACATAAAGACCGGTAAAATAGTGGCTCCCGAGCGTCTTGTCTGGGGAGGTATCGGCGGACGTTTCCCAGAGGCACCCCACATTTACAAAAAAGATGGTTATTATTATCTGATGCTGGGAGAGGGTGGCACAGAATACATGCACAGCGTGACCATCGGGCGGAGCAAAAATCTGTACGGCCCCTATGAATCCTGTCCGCTTAATCCGATACTTACCCATGCCAATCGTAGGGGTCAGGCCAACCGTATCCAGGGTGTAGGACATGGAGATATGGTACAGGCCGGAGATGGTTCCTGGTGGATGGTGTTTCTCGGTTTCCGGGTCACACACCAATTTGCTTATTATCATGTACTCGGACGGGAGACTTTCCTGGCGCCGGTCGACTGGCCGGCCGGGGGATGGCCGCAGGTAAACGGGAACGGCACGGTATCCCTCCGGATGGATGTGCCTACATTGCCTCTTCAGCCGTTTGAGGCGGCACCCGTTCGAACCGAATTCAATGAAGAGACGCTGGGTTTTGAATGGCAATACTTGCGCAATCCTGTTAGAGAAAATTATTCCCTGACAGAAAAGAAAGGATATTTACGGATCACCGCTTCTCCCATTACGCTAAATGAGGCCGACGCAGTTTCTATGGTATGCAGAAGACAAACAGAACACGACTTTATGGCGGCCACTTTCTTGGAATTTAATCCGTTGAAGGATAACGAAGAGGCGGGGATGACGTTGTTGCAAAATAACACGCATCATTACGACCTGTTGTTTAAAAAATCAGGGGAGCAGCGTGTCGTCCAATTACGCGTTCGTGTGGGTTCGCTATCCTATACGGTCGCCGAAAAAGCGGTGGATGGAGATAAGGTGCTCCTCAAGATAGAGGGAACCGCGAATGAGTACGCGTTCTATTTTTCCGATACGGGAAAAGAGGAATACAGGCTGTTAGGCAAACAGGATACTCGTTACTTGAGTACGGAGGTTGCTGGCGGATTCACCGGGGTTATGATCGGGTTGTATGCTTCGTCTAACGGGCAACCAAGCAACGCGAAAGCCTACTTCAACTGGTTTGATTACCTGCCTAAAGAGAGCTAA
- a CDS encoding FKBP-type peptidyl-prolyl cis-trans isomerase gives MKMKTKLYLLLGLFAACLLISCNDDEDPIDEAYKLANEAQFAKITADPAYTKITSQSANGHIMYKELVDGNTGERPYFSDTVSVRYTGWYKNDWNREDTYIDGDGNLVRNKVIFDSTADNNGVGNNIPRTFNVGNELIDGFSTALQHMEVGDKWEIWIPWNMGYGASQSGTIRPYTTLAFEIELVDIVRQQGYSGT, from the coding sequence ATGAAAATGAAGACAAAACTATATCTTTTGTTAGGGCTGTTTGCCGCCTGTCTCCTCATCTCCTGCAACGACGATGAGGATCCCATCGACGAAGCCTACAAGCTGGCCAACGAAGCCCAGTTTGCCAAGATCACCGCAGACCCCGCCTACACCAAGATCACATCGCAGTCTGCAAACGGTCATATCATGTACAAGGAGCTGGTTGACGGGAATACGGGAGAGAGACCCTATTTTTCCGACACGGTAAGTGTGCGGTATACCGGTTGGTACAAGAATGACTGGAACCGGGAGGATACCTACATCGACGGTGATGGAAACCTTGTCAGGAACAAGGTGATCTTTGACTCGACTGCCGACAACAACGGAGTCGGGAACAATATTCCCCGAACCTTCAATGTGGGCAACGAACTGATCGACGGCTTCAGTACCGCTCTCCAACACATGGAGGTGGGCGACAAATGGGAGATTTGGATTCCTTGGAACATGGGCTACGGGGCAAGCCAAAGTGGCACTATCCGCCCCTATACCACCCTGGCATTCGAAATTGAACTGGTGGATATCGTGCGGCAACAGGGTTATTCCGGCACGTAA
- a CDS encoding cellulase family glycosylhydrolase, producing the protein MMDLVRQHFMGVSLLLAIFFYATACSGNDEPVVPEIIPAKSEMTFSKTGGTETLSVKSNVALEVKSNDESWCRVAPASSASGAVYKYTVTVDANPDTDDRSTTITVKGGNITQTINVVQTAADGLSITPTTFNDVAGEGTQIEITLTANGAVTVACNDSWITEVTTRAAMTEQTLTFNVAANYGDPRTGSITFTLGSLTETVTVNQLASSIPNVGMESDALVLAAKMYAGWNIGNTLEAIGGETAWGNPKVTEDYIKKIKELGFNAIRIPCSWDQYIEDAETYKIKDSWLDRVNEVVGYCVANDMYAIVNIHWDGGWLENNCTPDKQEENNRKQHALWTQIANRLNHYDEHLLFAGTNEPNVDNAQKMVVLKSYLQTFIDAVRATGGNNAVRNLIVQGPNTDIDMTNNLFGDMPTDVVPNRLMLEVHYYNPWTFCGLTQDESWGRMAYFWGTHSVTGSDRNATSGDEAEMKSLFAKMKTKFVDKGIPVILGEYGAITMRTGLGEHQEAHNKSRNLYDETVTREAKNHGMVPFYWETGGVVNRNTGEIKDNYAMDGILKGAKEGKYPF; encoded by the coding sequence ATGATGGATCTCGTTAGGCAACATTTTATGGGAGTTTCTTTGCTCCTGGCGATTTTCTTTTACGCGACAGCCTGTTCCGGCAATGATGAGCCGGTAGTGCCGGAAATCATACCGGCCAAATCGGAGATGACTTTCTCCAAAACAGGAGGAACCGAGACACTGTCTGTAAAATCAAATGTAGCATTGGAGGTAAAAAGTAACGACGAAAGCTGGTGCCGGGTGGCACCGGCTTCATCTGCTTCGGGTGCCGTTTATAAATACACTGTTACGGTAGATGCCAATCCGGATACCGATGACCGCTCCACTACGATAACAGTGAAAGGAGGCAATATTACCCAAACCATAAACGTGGTGCAAACCGCTGCTGATGGATTGAGTATCACGCCAACTACATTCAATGATGTGGCCGGAGAGGGCACCCAAATTGAAATCACGTTGACGGCAAATGGCGCGGTTACCGTTGCCTGCAACGATAGCTGGATTACCGAAGTAACCACTCGTGCTGCTATGACGGAACAAACCTTGACCTTCAACGTGGCTGCCAACTATGGCGACCCTCGCACGGGAAGCATCACTTTCACTTTGGGAAGCCTTACGGAAACCGTAACCGTAAACCAGCTTGCCAGCAGTATCCCGAACGTTGGAATGGAGAGCGACGCCCTGGTATTGGCGGCTAAAATGTATGCGGGCTGGAATATAGGAAATACACTCGAAGCCATTGGTGGCGAGACGGCCTGGGGTAATCCCAAAGTAACCGAAGACTATATAAAGAAAATAAAAGAACTCGGCTTTAACGCTATACGTATTCCGTGTTCATGGGACCAGTATATCGAAGATGCTGAAACGTATAAAATCAAGGATAGTTGGTTGGATCGTGTAAACGAGGTCGTGGGCTATTGTGTAGCTAACGATATGTATGCCATCGTCAACATCCATTGGGATGGAGGGTGGCTGGAAAATAACTGTACACCCGACAAGCAGGAGGAAAACAACCGGAAGCAGCATGCTTTATGGACTCAGATCGCAAACAGGCTGAACCACTACGATGAACATCTGCTCTTTGCCGGCACCAACGAACCGAACGTGGATAACGCCCAGAAGATGGTCGTATTGAAATCATACCTACAGACGTTCATCGATGCGGTACGAGCCACAGGCGGAAACAATGCCGTACGCAACCTGATTGTACAAGGCCCTAATACCGATATCGACATGACCAATAATCTGTTTGGCGATATGCCGACGGATGTTGTGCCCAACCGGTTGATGCTCGAAGTGCATTATTACAATCCGTGGACATTCTGTGGTCTGACGCAGGATGAAAGCTGGGGTAGGATGGCTTACTTCTGGGGAACCCACTCTGTAACCGGATCGGATCGCAATGCCACTTCCGGTGACGAAGCAGAAATGAAATCATTGTTTGCCAAAATGAAGACGAAGTTCGTGGATAAAGGTATCCCTGTCATCCTGGGTGAGTATGGTGCTATCACGATGCGTACCGGATTGGGAGAACATCAGGAGGCACACAACAAGTCCCGCAATCTCTACGACGAAACCGTGACACGCGAAGCCAAGAATCACGGAATGGTTCCTTTCTATTGGGAGACAGGCGGAGTAGTAAATCGAAATACGGGTGAAATTAAAGACAATTATGCAATGGACGGCATTTTGAAAGGAGCCAAAGAGGGAAAATATCCTTTCTGA
- the dacB gene encoding D-alanyl-D-alanine carboxypeptidase/D-alanyl-D-alanine endopeptidase has protein sequence MNRYIFSLLFLFLAGFIYPQTALQRFINNPALKHASVGVSVVELESGKSIAAYDEEKSLTPASVLKLITAATALEVLGENYRYKTEIAIDADDPSRILVIGTGDPTLGSEVFPENPDAFFINGVEALKKSLPADKEYSIYVVDNLFGYNGISPEWTWIDIGNYYAPGAYGISIYDNSYRLVFNTTDRNNPPRILRTEPEIKGLTFQNSLSFNTTGRDNGYIYGVPFSYERSLRGDIPGGRTEFSIKGDIPDPGLLVGETLADHLKRTGYRIVKVETSRVDYLSRNRSSGQPVPYRVGNVLFTQVSRPLKEIIREVNMESNNHYAEHLIRTIGRYGNSDLYADALEEGIEQTLEHWKQKGMDTAPLHMHDGCGLAPQNAVSARFLTDLLVYMHNRSDCSTAFFQSLPKAGQEGTLQNFLRVTRLNGKVMAKSGSIGGVQCYAGYLIDGNRQYGFAVMVNKFNGTRPEVRSAIEQFLLGL, from the coding sequence ATGAATAGATATATCTTTTCCCTTCTTTTCCTATTTCTAGCCGGATTTATTTATCCACAAACGGCGTTGCAACGATTTATCAATAACCCGGCATTGAAACACGCGTCGGTGGGTGTCTCGGTGGTGGAGTTGGAGAGTGGAAAAAGTATTGCCGCGTACGACGAGGAGAAATCGCTTACCCCGGCATCGGTGCTCAAGTTGATTACCGCCGCAACAGCCCTGGAAGTACTGGGGGAGAACTACCGGTACAAGACCGAGATCGCGATCGACGCGGATGACCCCTCTCGGATATTGGTGATCGGTACGGGCGACCCCACGCTGGGCAGCGAGGTGTTTCCGGAAAATCCCGACGCTTTTTTTATTAACGGGGTGGAAGCGCTGAAAAAGAGTCTCCCTGCAGACAAAGAATATTCTATCTACGTGGTGGATAACTTGTTTGGATATAACGGAATTTCTCCGGAGTGGACATGGATCGATATCGGTAACTACTACGCGCCGGGTGCCTATGGCATCAGCATTTATGATAACAGCTATCGACTGGTATTTAATACCACCGACCGGAACAATCCCCCGCGCATCTTACGCACGGAACCGGAGATTAAAGGGCTTACCTTTCAAAATTCACTTTCCTTCAACACCACGGGCCGTGATAATGGCTATATCTACGGCGTCCCCTTCTCGTACGAACGATCGCTACGGGGAGATATCCCGGGCGGGAGAACCGAGTTCAGCATCAAAGGGGATATTCCCGATCCCGGGCTGTTGGTAGGAGAAACGTTGGCTGATCACTTGAAGCGCACGGGATACCGAATAGTGAAAGTGGAAACCTCCCGGGTGGATTACCTTTCCCGGAATCGCTCGAGCGGGCAACCGGTTCCCTACCGCGTGGGCAACGTGCTCTTTACCCAAGTGTCCCGCCCTTTGAAAGAGATCATTCGTGAGGTGAACATGGAGAGCAACAACCACTACGCGGAGCACCTGATTCGCACCATCGGTCGATACGGTAACAGCGACCTATATGCCGATGCCCTCGAGGAGGGGATCGAGCAAACCTTGGAACATTGGAAGCAAAAAGGGATGGACACTGCCCCGCTCCACATGCACGACGGGTGTGGGCTGGCGCCACAGAACGCGGTGAGTGCACGGTTCTTGACCGACCTGCTGGTTTACATGCACAACCGAAGCGATTGCTCCACGGCCTTCTTCCAATCGCTACCTAAAGCAGGACAAGAAGGAACGCTGCAAAATTTCCTGCGGGTTACCCGCCTTAATGGCAAGGTAATGGCCAAGAGTGGAAGCATTGGTGGGGTTCAATGTTATGCGGGATACCTGATCGACGGGAACAGGCAATACGGGTTTGCCGTGATGGTAAACAAGTTCAACGGCACCCGTCCCGAGGTGAGGAGTGCCATTGAACAGTTCCTGCTGGGGCTGTAA